The following proteins come from a genomic window of Populus alba chromosome 12, ASM523922v2, whole genome shotgun sequence:
- the LOC118044319 gene encoding uncharacterized protein has product MESRGVASHSNIVSSREKKAKRREILEKKKAIDELIKAASSEKDHLVYFQPFCHYNRNGLSVFLESGSGDKLSSSVKRYIQNLLKVNMEVAFGPEWSTEEKVKCRDMVASEARYIFVHEAPNASVDEISMKLDKSPLVGFVHYRFTLEEDIPVLYVYEIQLESHVQGKGLGKFLMQLIELIARKSCMGAVVLTVQKANAVAMNFYRSKLRYTISSISPSRVDPLMGLEKSYEILCKAFDHEAKAILELIGGKVSSF; this is encoded by the exons ATGGAGTCGAGGGGGGTGGCGAGCCACAGCAACATTGTTAGCAGCAGAGAAAAGAAGGCTAAACGCAGAGAG atactGGAAAAGAAGAAGGCAattgatgaattgataaaaGCAGCATCTTCTGAGAAGGACCATCTTGTTTATTTCCAACCATTTTGTCATTACAATAGAAACG GTCTGTCTGTGTTTTTAGAATCTGGAAGTGGGGATAAACTTTCCTCTTCTGTAAAGCGGTACATTCAAAACCTccttaag GTCAATATGGAGGTGGCATTTGGTCCTGAGTGGTCAACGGAAGAAAAGGTGAAGTGTAGGGACATGGTTGCTTCAGAAGCGCGTTATATATTTGTTCATGAGGCTCCAAATGCTAGTGTTGATGAAATTTCAATGAAGTTAGATAAAAGCCCCTTGGTTGGATTTGTACATTATCGCTTTACTCTTGAGGAAGATATACCTGTTCTTTATGTGTATGAAATACAGCTCGAGTCTCATGTCCAAGGGAAGGGATTGGGGAAATTCCTCATGCAACTAATTGAGCTAATTGCGCGCAAG AGCTGCATGGGTGCTGTAGTATTAACAGTTCAAAAAGCGAATGCAGTAGCCATGAATTTCTACAGAAGTAAGCTGAG ATACACAATATCAAGCATTTCACCATCCAGAGTTGATCCCTTG ATGGGTCTTGAGAAGAGTTACGAGATTCTCTGCAAAGCATTCGACCATGAAGCCAAAGCTATATTGGAG TTAATTGGGGGGAAAGTCTCAAGCTTTTGA